One region of Carya illinoinensis cultivar Pawnee chromosome 8, C.illinoinensisPawnee_v1, whole genome shotgun sequence genomic DNA includes:
- the LOC122318867 gene encoding transcription initiation factor IIA subunit 2, protein MATFELYRRSTIGMCLTETLDEMVQSGALNPNLAIQVLVQFDKSMTEALETQVKSKVSIKGHLHTYRFCDNVWTFILQDALFKNEECQENIGRVKIVACDSKLLTQ, encoded by the exons ATGGCTACGTTCGAACTGTACCGGAGGTCGACGATCGGGATGTGCCTGACCGAGACTTTGGACGAGATGGTCCAGAGTGGTGCTCTCAATCCAAACCTGGCCATACAAGTTCTTGTCCAGTTCGACAAG TCTATGACTGAAGCTTTGGAAACTCAAGTGAAAAGCAAAGTCAGTATTAAG GGACATCTGCACACCTACAGATTTTGCGACAATGTTTGGACCTTCATATTGCAGGATGCTTTGTTTAAGAATGAGGAATGCCAGGAGAATATTGGCCGAGTGAAAATTGTGGCGTGTGATTCGAAACTGCTCACGCAATGA